Proteins encoded together in one Rhinatrema bivittatum unplaced genomic scaffold, aRhiBiv1.1, whole genome shotgun sequence window:
- the LOC115081736 gene encoding olfactory receptor 5B21-like produces the protein MAPVNVENITILTEFIILGLSDNPQLQAPLFLVLLLIYLITLLGNLVIITVICADPRLHTPMYFFLSNLSLTDICCTSNIVPKLLGIFLAGDKTISYVGCIVQLFFFMGLACTECFLLTAMAYDRYVAVCHPLHYLLIMNHRVCVLLATTSWMTGFLTSVTIMVSVTRLSFCSSNEIDHIFCELMPLLKLSCTDTAGTQTVLFVAAALTSVPASLVTLTSYISIISAILRIRSAEGKIKAFSTCASHLTVVSVFYLSIFCVYLRPNSTYSLEQGKMFSVLYTTVTPMLNPIIYSLRNKEVKNALRKVIGT, from the coding sequence ATGGCACCAGTGAATGTAGAAAATATAACAATACTGACTGAATTCATTATTCTGGGACTTTCTGACAATCCCCAGCTGCAGGCTCCTCTCTTCCTGGTCTTACTTCTCATCTACCTGATCACCCTGCTGGGGAACCTTGTGATTATCACAGTGATCTGTGCTGACCCccgcctgcacacccccatgtacttcttcctcagtaacctctctctcacagacatctgCTGCACCTCCAACATTGTCCCAAAACTGCTGGGCATTTTCCTGGCAGGGGATAAGACCATTTCCTATGTGGGATGCATTGTGCAGCTGTTTTTCTTCATGGGCCTTGCCTGCACTGAATGCTTCCTGCTTACCGCCATGGCGTATGACCGCTACGTGGCAGTCTGCCACCCCTTGCACTATTTGCTCATCATGAATCACAGAGTCTGCGTCCTGCTGGCAACCACTTCCTGGATGACTGGATTTCTAACTTCTGTCACAATCATGGTTTCCGTCACCCGTCTTTCATTCTGTAGTTCTAATGAGATTGATCACATCTTCTGTGAGCTCATGCCGCTGTTAAAGCTGTCCTGCACCGACACCGCTGGCACCCAAACCGTGTTGTTTGTAGCAGCCGCATTGACATCAGTGCCTGCCTCCCTTGTGACGCTTACATCCTACATCTCCATCATCTCAGCCATCCTGAGGATCCGCTCTGCAGAGGGGAAGATTAAAGCTTTCTCCACCTGTGCCTCCCACCTCACTGTGGtctctgtcttctatctgtcTATTTTCTGTGTCTATCTGAGACCCAATTCAACATATTCTCTAGAGCAGggtaaaatgttttctgtgctttACACGACTGTCACCCCCATGCTGAACCCCATCATTTACAGTCTAAGAAACAAAGAAGTGAAAAACGCATTAAGGAAAGTCATAGGAACGTAG